A window from Gossypium raimondii isolate GPD5lz chromosome 7, ASM2569854v1, whole genome shotgun sequence encodes these proteins:
- the LOC105787700 gene encoding ribulose-phosphate 3-epimerase, chloroplastic — MSTASSLCSSTQINGFGGGLGVLRTHVSQPKTLSFTRRRISTVVKATSRVDKFSKSDIIVSPSILSANFAKLGEQVKAVEVAGCDWIHVDVMDGRFVPNITIGPLVVDALRPVTDLPLDVHLMIVEPEQRVPDFIKAGADIVSVHCEQSSTIHLHRTLNQIKGLGAKAGVVLNPATPLTTIEYVLDVVDLVLIMSVNPGFGGQSFIESQVKKISELRRMCAEKGVNPWIEVDGGVGPKNAYKVIEAGANALVAGSAVFGAKDYAEAIRGIKTSKRPEAVAV; from the exons ATGTCAACTGCTTCTTCATTGTGTTCATCAACTCAGATTAATGGCTTTGGAGGGGGACTTGGGGTTCTAAGAACCCATGTTTCTCAACCCAAGACACTTTCTTTTACAAg AAGGAGAATTTCTACGGTAGTGAAGGCAACATCTCGAGTTGATAAATTCTCAAAAAGCGATATCATTGTTTCTCCATCTATTCTCTCTGCTAATTTCGCAAAGTTGGGGGAGCAG GTGAAAGCAGTAGAAGTTGCTGGCTGTGATTGGATCCATGTTGATGTAATGGATGGCCGATTTGTTCCAAACATTACAATTGGGCCTCTTGTGGTTGATGCTTTACGACCTGTGACGGATCTTCCGCTGGATGTGCATTTG atgattgtggaaCCTGAGCAACGAGTTCCAGATTTCATCAAGGCTGGAGCAGATATAGTCAGTGTTCACTGTGAACAATCTTCAACCATCCATTTGCATCGGACACTTAATCAA ATAAAAGGTCTGGGTGCTAAAGCTGGAGTAGTCCTAAATCCGGCAACCCCACTTACTACGATAGAATATGTACTAGATG TGGTTGATCTAGTCTTGATTATGTCGGTCAACCCCGGCTTTGGTGGGCAGAGCTTTATTGAGAGTCAAGTGAAGAAAATCTCGGAGTTGAGAAGAATGTGTGCGGAGAAG GGAGTAAACCCATGGATTGAAGTGGATGGTGGAGTTGGtcctaaaaatgcatataaG GTAATTGAGGCTGGAGCTAACGCATTAGTTGCTGGTTCAGCTGTGTTTGGAGCCAAAGACTACGCGGAAG CCATTAGAGGAATCAAAACCAGCAAAAGGCCAGAAGCAGTAGCTGTTTGA